A portion of the Etheostoma cragini isolate CJK2018 chromosome 13, CSU_Ecrag_1.0, whole genome shotgun sequence genome contains these proteins:
- the map7d2a gene encoding MAP7 domain-containing protein 2a isoform X2, with protein MAKTVTSSSAITGEKMAPPSITLLPDKRSPTNGHSSPARTRKTTPTNTEKKPQINGHASPSHLAANINNNHAGKQNVEGYMKTDDRMRLAKERREEREKSLAAREQLIREKERRARLQYERTVEERWRRLEEQRQKEELRRNAVGEKRRHQLEEDRERLEALMKRSLERSLQLEQRTKRWSRGCSTGAGDSENAPLPFSAASAFSHGIASPLPAVSESAPCSPHRSPFRGSLNPADHNRAGLQGGSQSTPNTPKKERLRRERRTASPGCGSPVRRSESPACVTRHLASPTTSKLASKMRAESPSNTHQFHNSPTRHRPNLSPDDWKAEDKKVEKHSEQSKAEKKNTGINSPNLSSQHEKNVVNTEINKPRSSKGETLDRHFKGDTSEKNHSPDRKDNMSPKVDSSEKKTQSNSQDGDKKKESAPCSSTGKVAAGTTNAEEATRLLAERRRQARAQKELEDKRREQEEEERLRKEQQRKQFAQEQRQEEAKAQQVKQNGKNEEDHPRLEQQEDKQKKEEHELQTQMNKEREKSQVEVQVDTARQQQERELQKQQEEEERQLRKKRIEEIMKRTRKGEAELKEEQVETKPVSPPGEVKTVHTNDQVNEQAIQKVEFQVKEQVSVNMKFCAVVKKEAAAAAAQVGNQNSLQVKNNTHQETTTRSVPDKRPDTKHTTEEHGGQLTREGKACVLKPQGREVEKNVNKNRAHVKDQINKELIKPTADAKINQREGGVMNGAVKGEVCALKRSHLTAEVSKRQSLHVLTAAKGGSQMEVIRPPVAPLPSGHLSPPIIKLAPLDVKGTGSCDEVQSMEVSPASREELISIPEFSPINEIQNNSVSNNRALEDLMDLTGSVTYPKLSSGGHKGDCNKNLIEGVVSPMSDSKLIGMSPPSSNKLSIQ; from the exons GTGAAAAGATGGCGCCACCGTCCATCACTCTACTTCCTGACAAGAGATCTCCGACAAACGGTCACAGCTCTCCAGCCCGAACTAGAAAAACTA CTCCAACTAACACAGAGAAGAAGCCTCAAATAAATGGACACGCATCCCCTTCACACTTAGCAGCTAACATCAATAACAACCATGCAGGTAAACAAA ATGTGGAGGGTTATATGAAGACGGACGACAGGATGCGATTAGCCAAAGAGAGACgtgaggagagggagaaaagccTGG CGGCAAGAGAGCAGCTGATCAGGGAGAAAGAGCGCAGAGCTCGGCTGCAGTACGAACGCACAGTGGAGGAACGCTGGAGGCGGCTGGAGGAGCAGAGGCAGAAAGAGGAGCTCCGCAGAAATGCAGTGGGGGAGAAGAGGAGGCACCAGCTTGAGGAGGACAGG GAGCGACTTGAGGCCCTGATGAAACGCTCTCTGGAGCGAAGCCTTCAGCTGGAGCAGAGGACCAAACGCTGGAGCAGAGGCTGCTCTACAGGAGCCG GTGACAGTGAGAATGCCCCACTCCCTTTCTCTGCTGCCTCCGCCTTTTCCCATGGTATTGCCTCCCCCCTTCCTGCTGTCAGCGAATCTG CCCCCTGCAGCCCTCACAGGTCACCTTTCCGCGGCTCGCTGAACCCTGCAGATCACAACAGAGCTGGACTTCAGGGTGGCTCTCAGTCCACTCCCAATACCCCTAAG AAAGAGCGGCTGCGTAGGGAGAGGAGAACTGCGTCCCCAGGTTGTGGATCCCCTGTGAGAAGATCCGAATCCCCTGCATGTGTCACAAGGCACTTGGCTTCCCCAACTACCTCTAA GCTGGCATCTAAGATGCGTGCCGAGTCTCCCAGCAATACACATCAGTTCCATAACTCTCCTACAAGACATCGTCCAAACCTGTCACCTGATGATTGGAAAGCAGAAGACAAGAAGGTGGAGAAACACAGTGAACAATCCAAGGCAGAGAAAAAGAATACTGGCATCAACAGCCCAAATCTATCTTCACAACATGAGAAGAATGTTGTCAACACTGAAATCAATAAACCCAGATCTTCTAAAGGTGAAACCTTGGACAGGCACTTCAAAGGTGACACATCTGAAAAAAATCATTCCCCTGACAGAAAGGACAACATGTCTCCAAAAGTGGATTCCTCAGAGAAGAAGACGCAGAGCAACTCTCAGGATGGAGACAAGAAAAAAG AATCAGCACCATGCTCGTCCACAGGGAAGGTAGCAGCTGGCACAACAAATGCAGAGGAGGCTACCAGGTTGCTGGCGGAGCGCAGGCGTCAGGCTCGGGCTCAGAAAGAATTGGAAGACAAAAGGCGGgaacaagaggaagaagaacg ACTAAGGAAAGAGCAGCAGAGAAAGCAATTTGCACAGGAGCAGCGACAGGAGGAGGCGAAGGCTCAGCAAGTGAAGCAAAATGGGAAAAATGAGGAAGATCATCCCAGGTTGGAACAAcaagaagacaaacaaaagaagGAGGAGCATGAGCTACAGACCCAGATGAACAAAGAG agagaaaaatccCAAGTCGAGGTGCAGGTCGACACAGCGCGTCAGCAGCAAGAGAGAGAACTGCAGAAGcaacaagaagaagaggagaggcaACTGAGGAAAAAG AGAATTGAGGAGATCATGAAGAGAACTAGGAAGGGTGAAGCTGAATTGAAG GAGGAGCAGGTGGAGACGAAGCCCGTCTCCCCACCAG GTGAAGTAAAGACTGTTCACACTAATGATCAGGTGAACGAGCAAGCAATCCAAAAGGTTGAGTTTCAGGTTAAAGAGCAGGTCTCAGTTAACATGAAGTTTTGTGCCGTGGTGAagaaagaagcagcagcagcagcagcacaggttGGCAATCAGAATAGTTTGCAAGTGAAAAACAACACTCATCAAGAGACAACAACACGCAGTGTTCCTGACAAGAGGCCGGACACCAAACACACCACTGAAGAGCATGGAGGCCAGCTTACCAGAGAGGGCAAAGCCTGTGTTCTCAAGCCACAGGGAAGAGAGGTGGAaaagaatgtaaacaagaaCAGAGCACATGTTAAAgaccaaataaataaagagctgATAAAGCCAACAGCAGATGCCAAAATCAACCAAAGGGAGGGTGGTGTGATGAATGGAGCAGTAAAGGGTGAAGTATGCGCCTTGAAGAGAAGCCATCTGACTGCTGAGGTAAGCAAACGGCAGAGCCTGCATGTGTTGACAGCTGCTAAAGGAGGGTCCCAGATGGAGGTCATTAGACCCCCTGTGGCACCCCTGCCATCGGGACACCTTTCACCGCCAATCATCAAGCTGGCACCACTAGATGTGAAGGGTACAGGGTCTTGTGATGAGGTGCAGTCCATGGAGGTCAG CCCAGCATCAAGGGAGGAACTGATTTCCATCCCAGAGTTCTCGCCAATCAACGAAATCCAGAACAACAGCGTGAGTAACAACCGTGCTCTTGAAGACCTGATGGACCTGACAGGCAGCGTCACCTACCCCAAACTGTCCTCTGGGGGCCACAAAGGCGACTGCAACAAGAACCTCATTGAGGGTGTTGTTAGTCCCATGTCAGACTCAAAACTCATAGGGATGTCGCCTCCATCCTCAAATAAACTTAGCATCCAGTAG
- the map7d2a gene encoding MAP7 domain-containing protein 2a isoform X1: MAKTVTSSSAITGEKMAPPSITLLPDKRSPTNGHSSPARTRKTTPTNTEKKPQINGHASPSHLAANINNNHAGKQNVEGYMKTDDRMRLAKERREEREKSLAAREQLIREKERRARLQYERTVEERWRRLEEQRQKEELRRNAVGEKRRHQLEEDRERLEALMKRSLERSLQLEQRTKRWSRGCSTGAGDSENAPLPFSAASAFSHGIASPLPAVSESAPCSPHRSPFRGSLNPADHNRAGLQGGSQSTPNTPKKERLRRERRTASPGCGSPVRRSESPACVTRHLASPTTSKLASKMRAESPSNTHQFHNSPTRHRPNLSPDDWKAEDKKVEKHSEQSKAEKKNTGINSPNLSSQHEKNVVNTEINKPRSSKGETLDRHFKGDTSEKNHSPDRKDNMSPKVDSSEKKTQSNSQDGDKKKESAPCSSTGKVAAGTTNAEEATRLLAERRRQARAQKELEDKRREQEEEERLRKEQQRKQFAQEQRQEEAKAQQVKQNGKNEEDHPRLEQQEDKQKKEEHELQTQMNKEREKSQVEVQVDTARQQQERELQKQQEEEERQLRKKRIEEIMKRTRKGEAELKKEEQVETKPVSPPGEVKTVHTNDQVNEQAIQKVEFQVKEQVSVNMKFCAVVKKEAAAAAAQVGNQNSLQVKNNTHQETTTRSVPDKRPDTKHTTEEHGGQLTREGKACVLKPQGREVEKNVNKNRAHVKDQINKELIKPTADAKINQREGGVMNGAVKGEVCALKRSHLTAEVSKRQSLHVLTAAKGGSQMEVIRPPVAPLPSGHLSPPIIKLAPLDVKGTGSCDEVQSMEVSPASREELISIPEFSPINEIQNNSVSNNRALEDLMDLTGSVTYPKLSSGGHKGDCNKNLIEGVVSPMSDSKLIGMSPPSSNKLSIQ; this comes from the exons GTGAAAAGATGGCGCCACCGTCCATCACTCTACTTCCTGACAAGAGATCTCCGACAAACGGTCACAGCTCTCCAGCCCGAACTAGAAAAACTA CTCCAACTAACACAGAGAAGAAGCCTCAAATAAATGGACACGCATCCCCTTCACACTTAGCAGCTAACATCAATAACAACCATGCAGGTAAACAAA ATGTGGAGGGTTATATGAAGACGGACGACAGGATGCGATTAGCCAAAGAGAGACgtgaggagagggagaaaagccTGG CGGCAAGAGAGCAGCTGATCAGGGAGAAAGAGCGCAGAGCTCGGCTGCAGTACGAACGCACAGTGGAGGAACGCTGGAGGCGGCTGGAGGAGCAGAGGCAGAAAGAGGAGCTCCGCAGAAATGCAGTGGGGGAGAAGAGGAGGCACCAGCTTGAGGAGGACAGG GAGCGACTTGAGGCCCTGATGAAACGCTCTCTGGAGCGAAGCCTTCAGCTGGAGCAGAGGACCAAACGCTGGAGCAGAGGCTGCTCTACAGGAGCCG GTGACAGTGAGAATGCCCCACTCCCTTTCTCTGCTGCCTCCGCCTTTTCCCATGGTATTGCCTCCCCCCTTCCTGCTGTCAGCGAATCTG CCCCCTGCAGCCCTCACAGGTCACCTTTCCGCGGCTCGCTGAACCCTGCAGATCACAACAGAGCTGGACTTCAGGGTGGCTCTCAGTCCACTCCCAATACCCCTAAG AAAGAGCGGCTGCGTAGGGAGAGGAGAACTGCGTCCCCAGGTTGTGGATCCCCTGTGAGAAGATCCGAATCCCCTGCATGTGTCACAAGGCACTTGGCTTCCCCAACTACCTCTAA GCTGGCATCTAAGATGCGTGCCGAGTCTCCCAGCAATACACATCAGTTCCATAACTCTCCTACAAGACATCGTCCAAACCTGTCACCTGATGATTGGAAAGCAGAAGACAAGAAGGTGGAGAAACACAGTGAACAATCCAAGGCAGAGAAAAAGAATACTGGCATCAACAGCCCAAATCTATCTTCACAACATGAGAAGAATGTTGTCAACACTGAAATCAATAAACCCAGATCTTCTAAAGGTGAAACCTTGGACAGGCACTTCAAAGGTGACACATCTGAAAAAAATCATTCCCCTGACAGAAAGGACAACATGTCTCCAAAAGTGGATTCCTCAGAGAAGAAGACGCAGAGCAACTCTCAGGATGGAGACAAGAAAAAAG AATCAGCACCATGCTCGTCCACAGGGAAGGTAGCAGCTGGCACAACAAATGCAGAGGAGGCTACCAGGTTGCTGGCGGAGCGCAGGCGTCAGGCTCGGGCTCAGAAAGAATTGGAAGACAAAAGGCGGgaacaagaggaagaagaacg ACTAAGGAAAGAGCAGCAGAGAAAGCAATTTGCACAGGAGCAGCGACAGGAGGAGGCGAAGGCTCAGCAAGTGAAGCAAAATGGGAAAAATGAGGAAGATCATCCCAGGTTGGAACAAcaagaagacaaacaaaagaagGAGGAGCATGAGCTACAGACCCAGATGAACAAAGAG agagaaaaatccCAAGTCGAGGTGCAGGTCGACACAGCGCGTCAGCAGCAAGAGAGAGAACTGCAGAAGcaacaagaagaagaggagaggcaACTGAGGAAAAAG AGAATTGAGGAGATCATGAAGAGAACTAGGAAGGGTGAAGCTGAATTGAAG AAGGAGGAGCAGGTGGAGACGAAGCCCGTCTCCCCACCAG GTGAAGTAAAGACTGTTCACACTAATGATCAGGTGAACGAGCAAGCAATCCAAAAGGTTGAGTTTCAGGTTAAAGAGCAGGTCTCAGTTAACATGAAGTTTTGTGCCGTGGTGAagaaagaagcagcagcagcagcagcacaggttGGCAATCAGAATAGTTTGCAAGTGAAAAACAACACTCATCAAGAGACAACAACACGCAGTGTTCCTGACAAGAGGCCGGACACCAAACACACCACTGAAGAGCATGGAGGCCAGCTTACCAGAGAGGGCAAAGCCTGTGTTCTCAAGCCACAGGGAAGAGAGGTGGAaaagaatgtaaacaagaaCAGAGCACATGTTAAAgaccaaataaataaagagctgATAAAGCCAACAGCAGATGCCAAAATCAACCAAAGGGAGGGTGGTGTGATGAATGGAGCAGTAAAGGGTGAAGTATGCGCCTTGAAGAGAAGCCATCTGACTGCTGAGGTAAGCAAACGGCAGAGCCTGCATGTGTTGACAGCTGCTAAAGGAGGGTCCCAGATGGAGGTCATTAGACCCCCTGTGGCACCCCTGCCATCGGGACACCTTTCACCGCCAATCATCAAGCTGGCACCACTAGATGTGAAGGGTACAGGGTCTTGTGATGAGGTGCAGTCCATGGAGGTCAG CCCAGCATCAAGGGAGGAACTGATTTCCATCCCAGAGTTCTCGCCAATCAACGAAATCCAGAACAACAGCGTGAGTAACAACCGTGCTCTTGAAGACCTGATGGACCTGACAGGCAGCGTCACCTACCCCAAACTGTCCTCTGGGGGCCACAAAGGCGACTGCAACAAGAACCTCATTGAGGGTGTTGTTAGTCCCATGTCAGACTCAAAACTCATAGGGATGTCGCCTCCATCCTCAAATAAACTTAGCATCCAGTAG
- the map7d2a gene encoding MAP7 domain-containing protein 2a isoform X4 — translation MAKTVTSSSAITGEKMAPPSITLLPDKRSPTNGHSSPARTRKTTPTNTEKKPQINGHASPSHLAANINNNHAGKQNVEGYMKTDDRMRLAKERREEREKSLAAREQLIREKERRARLQYERTVEERWRRLEEQRQKEELRRNAVGEKRRHQLEEDRERLEALMKRSLERSLQLEQRTKRWSRGCSTGAAPCSPHRSPFRGSLNPADHNRAGLQGGSQSTPNTPKKERLRRERRTASPGCGSPVRRSESPACVTRHLASPTTSKLASKMRAESPSNTHQFHNSPTRHRPNLSPDDWKAEDKKVEKHSEQSKAEKKNTGINSPNLSSQHEKNVVNTEINKPRSSKGETLDRHFKGDTSEKNHSPDRKDNMSPKVDSSEKKTQSNSQDGDKKKESAPCSSTGKVAAGTTNAEEATRLLAERRRQARAQKELEDKRREQEEEERLRKEQQRKQFAQEQRQEEAKAQQVKQNGKNEEDHPRLEQQEDKQKKEEHELQTQMNKEREKSQVEVQVDTARQQQERELQKQQEEEERQLRKKRIEEIMKRTRKGEAELKKEEQVETKPVSPPGEVKTVHTNDQVNEQAIQKVEFQVKEQVSVNMKFCAVVKKEAAAAAAQVGNQNSLQVKNNTHQETTTRSVPDKRPDTKHTTEEHGGQLTREGKACVLKPQGREVEKNVNKNRAHVKDQINKELIKPTADAKINQREGGVMNGAVKGEVCALKRSHLTAEVSKRQSLHVLTAAKGGSQMEVIRPPVAPLPSGHLSPPIIKLAPLDVKGTGSCDEVQSMEVSPASREELISIPEFSPINEIQNNSVSNNRALEDLMDLTGSVTYPKLSSGGHKGDCNKNLIEGVVSPMSDSKLIGMSPPSSNKLSIQ, via the exons GTGAAAAGATGGCGCCACCGTCCATCACTCTACTTCCTGACAAGAGATCTCCGACAAACGGTCACAGCTCTCCAGCCCGAACTAGAAAAACTA CTCCAACTAACACAGAGAAGAAGCCTCAAATAAATGGACACGCATCCCCTTCACACTTAGCAGCTAACATCAATAACAACCATGCAGGTAAACAAA ATGTGGAGGGTTATATGAAGACGGACGACAGGATGCGATTAGCCAAAGAGAGACgtgaggagagggagaaaagccTGG CGGCAAGAGAGCAGCTGATCAGGGAGAAAGAGCGCAGAGCTCGGCTGCAGTACGAACGCACAGTGGAGGAACGCTGGAGGCGGCTGGAGGAGCAGAGGCAGAAAGAGGAGCTCCGCAGAAATGCAGTGGGGGAGAAGAGGAGGCACCAGCTTGAGGAGGACAGG GAGCGACTTGAGGCCCTGATGAAACGCTCTCTGGAGCGAAGCCTTCAGCTGGAGCAGAGGACCAAACGCTGGAGCAGAGGCTGCTCTACAGGAGCCG CCCCCTGCAGCCCTCACAGGTCACCTTTCCGCGGCTCGCTGAACCCTGCAGATCACAACAGAGCTGGACTTCAGGGTGGCTCTCAGTCCACTCCCAATACCCCTAAG AAAGAGCGGCTGCGTAGGGAGAGGAGAACTGCGTCCCCAGGTTGTGGATCCCCTGTGAGAAGATCCGAATCCCCTGCATGTGTCACAAGGCACTTGGCTTCCCCAACTACCTCTAA GCTGGCATCTAAGATGCGTGCCGAGTCTCCCAGCAATACACATCAGTTCCATAACTCTCCTACAAGACATCGTCCAAACCTGTCACCTGATGATTGGAAAGCAGAAGACAAGAAGGTGGAGAAACACAGTGAACAATCCAAGGCAGAGAAAAAGAATACTGGCATCAACAGCCCAAATCTATCTTCACAACATGAGAAGAATGTTGTCAACACTGAAATCAATAAACCCAGATCTTCTAAAGGTGAAACCTTGGACAGGCACTTCAAAGGTGACACATCTGAAAAAAATCATTCCCCTGACAGAAAGGACAACATGTCTCCAAAAGTGGATTCCTCAGAGAAGAAGACGCAGAGCAACTCTCAGGATGGAGACAAGAAAAAAG AATCAGCACCATGCTCGTCCACAGGGAAGGTAGCAGCTGGCACAACAAATGCAGAGGAGGCTACCAGGTTGCTGGCGGAGCGCAGGCGTCAGGCTCGGGCTCAGAAAGAATTGGAAGACAAAAGGCGGgaacaagaggaagaagaacg ACTAAGGAAAGAGCAGCAGAGAAAGCAATTTGCACAGGAGCAGCGACAGGAGGAGGCGAAGGCTCAGCAAGTGAAGCAAAATGGGAAAAATGAGGAAGATCATCCCAGGTTGGAACAAcaagaagacaaacaaaagaagGAGGAGCATGAGCTACAGACCCAGATGAACAAAGAG agagaaaaatccCAAGTCGAGGTGCAGGTCGACACAGCGCGTCAGCAGCAAGAGAGAGAACTGCAGAAGcaacaagaagaagaggagaggcaACTGAGGAAAAAG AGAATTGAGGAGATCATGAAGAGAACTAGGAAGGGTGAAGCTGAATTGAAG AAGGAGGAGCAGGTGGAGACGAAGCCCGTCTCCCCACCAG GTGAAGTAAAGACTGTTCACACTAATGATCAGGTGAACGAGCAAGCAATCCAAAAGGTTGAGTTTCAGGTTAAAGAGCAGGTCTCAGTTAACATGAAGTTTTGTGCCGTGGTGAagaaagaagcagcagcagcagcagcacaggttGGCAATCAGAATAGTTTGCAAGTGAAAAACAACACTCATCAAGAGACAACAACACGCAGTGTTCCTGACAAGAGGCCGGACACCAAACACACCACTGAAGAGCATGGAGGCCAGCTTACCAGAGAGGGCAAAGCCTGTGTTCTCAAGCCACAGGGAAGAGAGGTGGAaaagaatgtaaacaagaaCAGAGCACATGTTAAAgaccaaataaataaagagctgATAAAGCCAACAGCAGATGCCAAAATCAACCAAAGGGAGGGTGGTGTGATGAATGGAGCAGTAAAGGGTGAAGTATGCGCCTTGAAGAGAAGCCATCTGACTGCTGAGGTAAGCAAACGGCAGAGCCTGCATGTGTTGACAGCTGCTAAAGGAGGGTCCCAGATGGAGGTCATTAGACCCCCTGTGGCACCCCTGCCATCGGGACACCTTTCACCGCCAATCATCAAGCTGGCACCACTAGATGTGAAGGGTACAGGGTCTTGTGATGAGGTGCAGTCCATGGAGGTCAG CCCAGCATCAAGGGAGGAACTGATTTCCATCCCAGAGTTCTCGCCAATCAACGAAATCCAGAACAACAGCGTGAGTAACAACCGTGCTCTTGAAGACCTGATGGACCTGACAGGCAGCGTCACCTACCCCAAACTGTCCTCTGGGGGCCACAAAGGCGACTGCAACAAGAACCTCATTGAGGGTGTTGTTAGTCCCATGTCAGACTCAAAACTCATAGGGATGTCGCCTCCATCCTCAAATAAACTTAGCATCCAGTAG
- the map7d2a gene encoding MAP7 domain-containing protein 2a isoform X5, translating to MAKTVTSSSAITGEKMAPPSITLLPDKRSPTNGHSSPARTRKTTPTNTEKKPQINGHASPSHLAANINNNHAGKQNVEGYMKTDDRMRLAKERREEREKSLAAREQLIREKERRARLQYERTVEERWRRLEEQRQKEELRRNAVGEKRRHQLEEDRERLEALMKRSLERSLQLEQRTKRWSRGCSTGAGDSENAPLPFSAASAFSHGIASPLPAVSESAPCSPHRSPFRGSLNPADHNRAGLQGGSQSTPNTPKKERLRRERRTASPGCGSPVRRSESPACVTRHLASPTTSKLASKMRAESPSNTHQFHNSPTRHRPNLSPDDWKAEDKKVEKHSEQSKAEKKNTGINSPNLSSQHEKNVVNTEINKPRSSKGETLDRHFKGDTSEKNHSPDRKDNMSPKVDSSEKKTQSNSQDGDKKKESAPCSSTGKVAAGTTNAEEATRLLAERRRQARAQKELEDKRREQEEEERLRKEQQRKQFAQEQRQEEAKAQQVKQNGKNEEDHPRLEQQEDKQKKEEHELQTQMNKEREKSQVEVQVDTARQQQERELQKQQEEEERQLRKKRIEEIMKRTRKGEAELKKEEQVETKPVSPPGEVKTVHTNDQVNEQAIQKVEFQVKEQVSVNMKFCAVVKKEAAAAAAQVGNQNSLQVKNNTHQETTTRSVPDKRPDTKHTTEEHGGQLTREGKACVLKPQGREVEKNVNKNRAHVKDQINKELIKPTADAKINQREGGVMNGAVKGEVCALKRSHLTAEVSKRQSLHVLTAAKGGSQMEVIRPPVAPLPSGHLSPPIIKLAPLDVKGTGSCDEVQSMEVR from the exons GTGAAAAGATGGCGCCACCGTCCATCACTCTACTTCCTGACAAGAGATCTCCGACAAACGGTCACAGCTCTCCAGCCCGAACTAGAAAAACTA CTCCAACTAACACAGAGAAGAAGCCTCAAATAAATGGACACGCATCCCCTTCACACTTAGCAGCTAACATCAATAACAACCATGCAGGTAAACAAA ATGTGGAGGGTTATATGAAGACGGACGACAGGATGCGATTAGCCAAAGAGAGACgtgaggagagggagaaaagccTGG CGGCAAGAGAGCAGCTGATCAGGGAGAAAGAGCGCAGAGCTCGGCTGCAGTACGAACGCACAGTGGAGGAACGCTGGAGGCGGCTGGAGGAGCAGAGGCAGAAAGAGGAGCTCCGCAGAAATGCAGTGGGGGAGAAGAGGAGGCACCAGCTTGAGGAGGACAGG GAGCGACTTGAGGCCCTGATGAAACGCTCTCTGGAGCGAAGCCTTCAGCTGGAGCAGAGGACCAAACGCTGGAGCAGAGGCTGCTCTACAGGAGCCG GTGACAGTGAGAATGCCCCACTCCCTTTCTCTGCTGCCTCCGCCTTTTCCCATGGTATTGCCTCCCCCCTTCCTGCTGTCAGCGAATCTG CCCCCTGCAGCCCTCACAGGTCACCTTTCCGCGGCTCGCTGAACCCTGCAGATCACAACAGAGCTGGACTTCAGGGTGGCTCTCAGTCCACTCCCAATACCCCTAAG AAAGAGCGGCTGCGTAGGGAGAGGAGAACTGCGTCCCCAGGTTGTGGATCCCCTGTGAGAAGATCCGAATCCCCTGCATGTGTCACAAGGCACTTGGCTTCCCCAACTACCTCTAA GCTGGCATCTAAGATGCGTGCCGAGTCTCCCAGCAATACACATCAGTTCCATAACTCTCCTACAAGACATCGTCCAAACCTGTCACCTGATGATTGGAAAGCAGAAGACAAGAAGGTGGAGAAACACAGTGAACAATCCAAGGCAGAGAAAAAGAATACTGGCATCAACAGCCCAAATCTATCTTCACAACATGAGAAGAATGTTGTCAACACTGAAATCAATAAACCCAGATCTTCTAAAGGTGAAACCTTGGACAGGCACTTCAAAGGTGACACATCTGAAAAAAATCATTCCCCTGACAGAAAGGACAACATGTCTCCAAAAGTGGATTCCTCAGAGAAGAAGACGCAGAGCAACTCTCAGGATGGAGACAAGAAAAAAG AATCAGCACCATGCTCGTCCACAGGGAAGGTAGCAGCTGGCACAACAAATGCAGAGGAGGCTACCAGGTTGCTGGCGGAGCGCAGGCGTCAGGCTCGGGCTCAGAAAGAATTGGAAGACAAAAGGCGGgaacaagaggaagaagaacg ACTAAGGAAAGAGCAGCAGAGAAAGCAATTTGCACAGGAGCAGCGACAGGAGGAGGCGAAGGCTCAGCAAGTGAAGCAAAATGGGAAAAATGAGGAAGATCATCCCAGGTTGGAACAAcaagaagacaaacaaaagaagGAGGAGCATGAGCTACAGACCCAGATGAACAAAGAG agagaaaaatccCAAGTCGAGGTGCAGGTCGACACAGCGCGTCAGCAGCAAGAGAGAGAACTGCAGAAGcaacaagaagaagaggagaggcaACTGAGGAAAAAG AGAATTGAGGAGATCATGAAGAGAACTAGGAAGGGTGAAGCTGAATTGAAG AAGGAGGAGCAGGTGGAGACGAAGCCCGTCTCCCCACCAG GTGAAGTAAAGACTGTTCACACTAATGATCAGGTGAACGAGCAAGCAATCCAAAAGGTTGAGTTTCAGGTTAAAGAGCAGGTCTCAGTTAACATGAAGTTTTGTGCCGTGGTGAagaaagaagcagcagcagcagcagcacaggttGGCAATCAGAATAGTTTGCAAGTGAAAAACAACACTCATCAAGAGACAACAACACGCAGTGTTCCTGACAAGAGGCCGGACACCAAACACACCACTGAAGAGCATGGAGGCCAGCTTACCAGAGAGGGCAAAGCCTGTGTTCTCAAGCCACAGGGAAGAGAGGTGGAaaagaatgtaaacaagaaCAGAGCACATGTTAAAgaccaaataaataaagagctgATAAAGCCAACAGCAGATGCCAAAATCAACCAAAGGGAGGGTGGTGTGATGAATGGAGCAGTAAAGGGTGAAGTATGCGCCTTGAAGAGAAGCCATCTGACTGCTGAGGTAAGCAAACGGCAGAGCCTGCATGTGTTGACAGCTGCTAAAGGAGGGTCCCAGATGGAGGTCATTAGACCCCCTGTGGCACCCCTGCCATCGGGACACCTTTCACCGCCAATCATCAAGCTGGCACCACTAGATGTGAAGGGTACAGGGTCTTGTGATGAGGTGCAGTCCATGGAGGTCAGGTGA